Proteins from a single region of Bacillus sp. (in: firmicutes):
- the fliM gene encoding flagellar motor switch protein FliM has product MAEEVLSQNEIDALLSALSAGEMNAEELKKEEKEKKVKIYDFKRALRFSKDQIRSLSRIHENFARLLTTHFSAQLRTYVQITVASVDQIPYEEFIRSIPKMTILNVFDVPPLEGRLLIEVNPNIAYAMMDRVLGGKGDSLNKVENLTEIETKVMSNLFERATENLQEAWASIAEIDPILTDFEVNPQFLQMVSPNETVIVISLNTTIGETSGMINICLPHVLLEPIIPKLSVHYWMQTSKKERLPEEISLLERRIKKAELPIQAILGESVISVKEFLNLNIGDVIQLDRQVDEPLEIRIADHPKFIGQPGKLKQNTAIQILDKYNGGENDGE; this is encoded by the coding sequence ATGGCTGAAGAAGTTTTATCCCAAAATGAAATAGATGCACTGCTTTCAGCGCTTTCAGCAGGGGAAATGAATGCAGAGGAACTTAAAAAGGAAGAAAAAGAAAAAAAGGTCAAAATATATGATTTCAAACGTGCCTTACGGTTTTCAAAGGATCAAATCCGGAGCTTGTCAAGGATTCATGAAAACTTTGCTAGGCTATTGACAACCCATTTTTCTGCACAGCTACGAACATATGTGCAAATTACGGTTGCCTCTGTTGACCAGATCCCATATGAAGAATTTATTCGCTCGATACCGAAAATGACGATTTTAAATGTTTTTGATGTACCACCGCTTGAAGGGCGTTTGTTAATAGAAGTCAATCCAAATATTGCCTATGCAATGATGGATCGCGTCTTAGGGGGAAAAGGGGATAGTCTTAATAAGGTCGAAAATTTAACAGAAATCGAAACAAAGGTGATGTCCAATTTATTTGAAAGGGCTACTGAAAATCTTCAGGAAGCATGGGCTTCGATTGCTGAAATCGATCCAATCTTAACAGACTTTGAAGTGAATCCACAGTTTTTGCAAATGGTTTCACCAAATGAAACCGTTATTGTTATTTCGTTAAATACAACGATCGGTGAAACAAGCGGGATGATTAACATATGCTTGCCGCATGTATTGTTAGAGCCAATTATTCCGAAGCTATCTGTCCACTATTGGATGCAGACATCGAAAAAAGAGCGCTTGCCTGAAGAAATCTCTTTATTAGAAAGACGTATTAAAAAAGCGGAGCTCCCAATACAGGCCATTCTTGGTGAGTCTGTTATTAGTGTAAAAGAGTTTTTAAACTTAAACATTGGCGATGTTATTCAACTTGATAGACAAGTTGATGAGCCATTAGAAATTAGAATTGCTGATCATCCGAAATTCATTGGCCAACCAGGTAAGTTGAAACAAAATACAGCCATTCAAATATTAGATAAATATAATGGGGGTGAAAATGATGGTGAGTGA
- the fliL gene encoding flagellar basal body-associated protein FliL, protein MGKNKLLNIMIIILVTIALTGVVAYFVLTNLTKSDGPKEPSIDDILETTVDIEEMTTNLNDGHYLVIQFKIQANNKKTKEELEKRNFQIKNILIQELASMKGEQFTTKEGLLEVEDTLKMRINEIVQTGTVEKVYITNRLIQ, encoded by the coding sequence ATGGGCAAAAATAAACTTCTCAATATAATGATTATCATTTTAGTTACAATTGCATTAACAGGTGTGGTGGCCTACTTTGTTCTTACAAATCTTACAAAATCGGATGGTCCGAAAGAACCGTCCATCGATGATATTCTTGAAACAACGGTTGATATCGAAGAAATGACGACAAATCTTAATGATGGTCACTATTTAGTGATTCAGTTTAAAATTCAAGCTAATAACAAAAAGACAAAAGAAGAACTTGAAAAACGAAACTTCCAAATTAAGAACATTCTTATTCAAGAGCTTGCTTCGATGAAAGGTGAGCAATTTACAACAAAGGAAGGGCTTCTTGAAGTTGAGGATACATTAAAAATGCGAATAAACGAAATTGTCCAAACAGGAACAGTTGAAAAAGTCTACATTACCAATCGGTTGATTCAATAG
- a CDS encoding flagellar hook-length control protein FliK — protein MNATTLFMGNQATFQKTQKADYSKHVETQRKTSEQPSRFAKMLHENVSSSRSAEATKKTVRNTTASTSNENSQAAESTQFTLRQLQTAVEQLLEMIPIDEGFIDPKLLQDPNVLAFLKQMPQEVQELLTSFIQSGQSFEELLAQTKTDSQAQLGLLLLTLYQLKSKGQLPEEFKQTDGLKTDQFLLSKLAEMVDKKSNGDDEQLSKLDKNELRQIVQRVLYTDASNQSDANNSGNQKESLGKGMPFVDGTTPKGIDEGTFDQLIASSIKEGGSVNRIQQYVLNVQQQEGSELPEDQILKQLNNIMKQSKFSTLPNGTNQLMIRLNPAHLGTLMIKLIETNGEMSARIIASSLAAKQVIEGNMNSLKHVFTTQNINVEKFEIQYQGDRQFDDANKNNGQDGNQSKQKQQDELKQNSNEEDSSEQNSFKDELLNLIV, from the coding sequence ATGAATGCGACAACTTTATTTATGGGAAATCAAGCAACTTTTCAAAAGACACAAAAGGCGGATTATTCGAAACACGTAGAAACACAACGTAAAACGAGCGAGCAGCCAAGCCGATTTGCGAAAATGTTACATGAGAATGTAAGCAGTTCCCGAAGTGCTGAAGCTACCAAAAAAACAGTTAGAAATACGACTGCTTCTACGTCAAACGAAAACAGCCAAGCTGCTGAATCGACACAGTTTACATTACGTCAATTGCAGACAGCGGTCGAACAATTGCTAGAAATGATTCCGATCGATGAAGGTTTTATTGATCCTAAGCTATTGCAAGACCCAAATGTGTTGGCATTTTTGAAGCAAATGCCGCAAGAAGTTCAGGAGCTTTTAACAAGTTTTATTCAATCAGGCCAATCCTTTGAAGAGTTATTGGCACAAACAAAGACTGACAGTCAAGCACAGCTTGGACTTTTGCTTTTGACGCTTTATCAGCTAAAGAGTAAAGGACAATTACCAGAAGAGTTCAAGCAAACAGATGGATTAAAGACAGACCAATTTCTTTTAAGTAAGCTTGCTGAAATGGTGGACAAGAAAAGTAATGGTGACGATGAGCAACTGTCTAAACTAGATAAAAATGAGCTTAGACAAATTGTTCAACGGGTACTATATACGGATGCAAGTAATCAAAGTGACGCAAATAATAGCGGTAATCAAAAAGAGTCTTTAGGTAAAGGAATGCCATTTGTTGATGGAACAACTCCAAAAGGAATCGATGAAGGAACGTTTGATCAGCTTATTGCAAGTTCGATTAAAGAGGGTGGCTCCGTTAACCGTATTCAACAGTATGTACTAAATGTTCAGCAGCAAGAAGGTTCTGAATTGCCAGAGGATCAAATTTTAAAGCAATTGAACAATATTATGAAACAAAGCAAATTCAGCACATTGCCTAATGGAACAAACCAATTAATGATTCGGTTGAATCCTGCCCATTTAGGTACATTGATGATTAAGCTGATTGAAACAAATGGGGAAATGAGCGCCCGCATTATAGCTTCATCATTGGCAGCCAAACAAGTCATTGAAGGAAACATGAACTCATTAAAGCATGTTTTCACAACACAAAATATTAATGTTGAAAAATTTGAGATTCAATATCAAGGTGATCGCCAGTTTGATGATGCCAATAAGAATAATGGTCAAGATGGAAACCAGTCTAAACAGAAACAGCAAGATGAACTAAAACAAAATAGCAACGAGGAGGATTCCTCTGAGCAAAATTCGTTTAAGGATGAATTATTAAATTTAATCGTGTAG
- a CDS encoding flagellar FlbD family protein produces MIKLTRLNGQQFYINALYIEEVQSFPDTTLTLTSGKKIVVREREDDVILLVKEFYRDITILGHIQKGEEE; encoded by the coding sequence TTGATTAAACTTACAAGATTAAATGGTCAACAATTTTACATAAATGCGCTTTATATCGAAGAAGTTCAATCGTTTCCTGATACGACACTTACATTAACAAGTGGGAAAAAAATTGTCGTGCGGGAAAGAGAAGATGATGTTATTCTTTTAGTGAAGGAATTTTATCGTGATATTACAATACTAGGACATATACAAAAAGGGGAGGAGGAGTAA
- a CDS encoding flagellar protein, whose product MDHRIHQVNYHPLTQIKQQHVRKPLEQNGPSFKQLLGTFQEESTLKISKHAEKRLNERNIKIDEALWQKIEQKVNEAKGKGVSDSLVVTDKAAFIVSAKNNTVITAMDRNEASSQIFTNINGTILI is encoded by the coding sequence ATGGATCATCGAATACATCAAGTAAACTACCATCCACTCACACAGATTAAACAGCAGCACGTAAGAAAGCCGCTTGAACAAAATGGCCCATCATTTAAACAGTTGTTAGGGACATTTCAAGAGGAGTCAACCTTAAAGATTAGTAAGCATGCTGAAAAACGGTTAAACGAAAGAAATATTAAAATCGATGAAGCACTTTGGCAAAAAATCGAACAAAAAGTGAATGAAGCAAAAGGTAAAGGCGTCAGTGACTCATTAGTTGTTACAGACAAAGCAGCCTTCATTGTCAGTGCGAAAAACAACACCGTCATTACAGCAATGGACAGAAACGAAGCAAGCTCACAAATTTTCACAAATATTAATGGCACCATTTTGATTTAA
- the flgD gene encoding flagellar hook assembly protein FlgD, with the protein MTYAIDDPSLYYDYHKQTQRKAPVKDLGKDEFLKILMVQLANQDPLNPMEDKEFIAQMAQFSTLEQMTRMTASFEKFMEFQKTNVLASYVDWIGKEVDWEIVTANYDADGNELDPTIEKGSGQIKSVNVAPNGVVELHLDDGRVIYQDEVKSVKNQNNGAYDNQLSMSSQMVGMRISWMNKYDEEVDSIITSVIMKNGKISYGLDDGTVIKGEQIIKIAKNTADNIAPPALDEEQLPENEGSANTEAGSGDATDNTANEIVEPNEETTSE; encoded by the coding sequence ATGACATATGCGATTGACGACCCAAGCCTGTATTATGATTATCACAAACAGACGCAGAGGAAGGCACCGGTAAAAGATCTTGGGAAGGACGAATTTTTAAAAATATTAATGGTACAGCTGGCAAACCAAGATCCATTAAACCCAATGGAAGATAAAGAATTTATCGCCCAGATGGCCCAGTTTTCCACGTTGGAACAAATGACAAGGATGACTGCAAGCTTCGAGAAATTTATGGAATTCCAAAAGACGAATGTCTTAGCATCTTATGTAGACTGGATTGGCAAAGAAGTAGACTGGGAAATCGTTACGGCAAATTATGATGCTGACGGTAATGAATTAGACCCAACGATTGAAAAAGGTTCAGGCCAAATTAAATCAGTTAATGTCGCACCAAATGGTGTTGTTGAGCTTCATTTAGATGATGGCAGAGTCATCTACCAAGATGAAGTGAAAAGCGTTAAAAACCAAAACAACGGTGCATATGATAATCAATTGTCAATGTCAAGCCAAATGGTTGGGATGAGAATCTCTTGGATGAATAAGTATGATGAAGAAGTCGATTCAATTATTACATCCGTAATTATGAAAAATGGCAAAATATCGTATGGGCTTGATGATGGTACTGTTATAAAAGGCGAACAAATTATAAAAATCGCGAAAAATACTGCGGATAATATAGCACCCCCTGCTTTAGATGAAGAACAGCTACCTGAAAATGAAGGGTCAGCAAATACTGAAGCTGGAAGTGGCGATGCAACCGATAATACCGCTAACGAAATTGTTGAACCAAATGAAGAGACAACCTCGGAATAG
- the flgG gene encoding flagellar basal body rod protein FlgG, producing MLRSMYSGISGMKNFQIKLDVIGNNIANVNTYGFKKGRTTFKDLVSQQVAGATAPTADGKGGVNPRQVGLGSALASIDTIDTQGSSMTTSRPLDLMISGDGYFMVSDGTNTYYTRAGNFYFDAAGNIVNADGLYLTTDGKAKINIPTTGTNAVDSFSIGANGVVTTTTGNTVATVGTINLWSFENPGGLEKIGDSLYIPSANSGTGAQGQPGTPGYGDIVAGALEMSNVDLSEEFTEMIVAQRGFQANTKIITTSDEILQELVNLKR from the coding sequence ATGTTACGTTCAATGTATTCAGGTATTTCTGGAATGAAAAACTTTCAAATTAAGTTAGACGTCATCGGCAACAATATTGCCAATGTTAATACGTATGGGTTTAAAAAAGGTAGAACAACCTTTAAGGATTTAGTAAGCCAGCAAGTTGCCGGGGCAACTGCGCCAACTGCAGATGGAAAAGGTGGTGTTAACCCAAGACAAGTTGGTTTAGGAAGTGCCCTAGCATCCATTGACACTATTGATACACAAGGAAGTTCAATGACAACTAGTAGACCTTTAGACTTAATGATTTCCGGTGATGGTTATTTTATGGTGTCTGATGGTACGAACACTTATTATACACGGGCTGGTAATTTTTATTTTGATGCAGCAGGGAACATTGTAAATGCAGATGGATTATATTTAACAACTGATGGAAAAGCAAAAATAAATATTCCTACTACTGGGACAAATGCGGTTGATTCATTCAGTATTGGTGCGAATGGAGTGGTAACTACAACAACTGGTAATACCGTTGCTACTGTTGGGACAATAAACTTATGGAGTTTTGAGAATCCGGGGGGGCTTGAAAAAATAGGTGATAGTTTATATATACCTTCAGCAAACTCTGGTACTGGTGCACAAGGTCAACCTGGAACTCCTGGTTATGGTGACATTGTCGCGGGTGCTCTCGAAATGTCGAACGTTGACTTATCTGAAGAGTTCACAGAAATGATTGTCGCGCAACGTGGTTTCCAAGCAAATACAAAAATTATTACAACATCAGACGAAATCTTGCAAGAATTAGTTAATTTGAAACGATAA
- a CDS encoding MgtE protein, with product MSNSKEQQLPNTSHVEAEGEKKYSKLQWLFACFIIPLLFAIVVALVVMTVTGFNVFDLAHKYSGKIPVVSSIMAGDKTKSKTTTENIHSLKATIEDQKVEIEDLKAEIESKQNDLQVSQEEIDDLNKKLQALQKKQEKATVRLDEVVKVYETMSAKKSAEIFANMKNEDVLEILIRMNNAARAAVLEKMDPVKAADLTVLLKAEEEKTSTEINNG from the coding sequence ATGAGTAATAGTAAAGAGCAGCAACTACCAAATACTAGTCATGTAGAAGCAGAAGGCGAAAAGAAATATAGCAAATTGCAATGGCTTTTTGCATGTTTTATTATTCCGCTTTTATTTGCCATCGTTGTAGCCCTCGTCGTTATGACAGTTACAGGGTTTAATGTCTTTGATTTAGCTCATAAGTACAGTGGCAAAATACCTGTGGTATCGTCAATCATGGCAGGTGACAAAACAAAATCGAAGACAACAACTGAAAATATCCATTCATTAAAAGCGACGATTGAGGATCAAAAAGTTGAAATTGAAGATTTGAAAGCAGAAATTGAAAGTAAGCAAAACGATTTGCAAGTATCACAAGAAGAAATCGACGACCTTAATAAAAAGCTGCAAGCTTTGCAGAAGAAACAAGAGAAGGCTACGGTAAGGCTTGATGAGGTTGTAAAAGTGTACGAGACGATGTCAGCGAAAAAATCAGCTGAAATCTTTGCAAACATGAAAAATGAAGATGTCCTTGAAATTTTAATTAGAATGAATAACGCGGCCCGTGCAGCTGTATTGGAGAAAATGGACCCAGTTAAAGCAGCAGACTTAACTGTTTTATTAAAAGCGGAGGAAGAAAAGACTTCCACCGAAATTAATAATGGTTAA